Proteins from a genomic interval of Phalacrocorax aristotelis chromosome 3, bGulAri2.1, whole genome shotgun sequence:
- the LOC142054239 gene encoding serine protease 55-like, producing the protein MLLLTLFSLTSLISGINAGFSSQLFVFRNDQQSGTAHSPTGYTRFGCGLRPSYESFLKTGKRIAAGRYAKAGEFPWHVSIQSNGKHICGGTVISALWILTAAHCFAEEVPPDLTVVMGGIDLSLPLEEYKPDSLIIHENFDRMSMQNDIALILLSNPIEFSNEKIPICLPFIYDINTWQHCWVAGWGAASGVAAPASYVLQKARMKLISREQCLERIPQLVENVLCAELERGERGTCQVDSGGPLVCSYWNTMKWFQVGIVSWGEDCTEKPNHEILMSVYSYRGWIETETAMRGKPFFIEGMDNHANARVVPSRAEAQLAFLEYFLLLFISLTAIRLL; encoded by the exons ATGCTGCTCCTTACCCTCTTTAGTTTAACTTCTCTCATCAGCGGCATCAATGCAGGCTTTTCTTCTCAACTTTTTGTGTTCAGAAATGACCAGCAGAGTGGAACTGCTCACAGCCCTACAGGATACACACGCTTCG GGTGTGGCCTCCGACCGTCTTACGAGTCCTTTCTGAAGACTGGCAAGAGGATCGCAGCGGGGAGATACGCCAAGGCTGGGGAGTTCCCGTGGCACGTGAGCATCCAGAGCAACGGGAAACATATTTGCGGAGGCACCGTGATCAGCGCATTGTGGATTTTAACTGCGGCCCATTGCTTTGCAGAAGAGGT gcCACCAGATCTCACTGTTGTCATGGGGGGAATTGACCTCAGCCTCCCGCTGGAAGAATATAAGCCGGACAGCTTGATCATCCACGAAAACTTTGATAGAATGAGCATGCAAAATGATATCGCTCTGATCCTGCTCAGCAATCCCATCGAGTTCAGCAATGAGAAAATCCCCATCTGCTTGCCCTTCATATATGACATCAATACGTGGCAACACTGCTGGGTTGCAGGGTGGGGAGCCGCAAGTGGAG TTGCGGCACCAGCATCCTATGTGCTGCAGAAAGCGCGGATGAAGCTCATCAGCAGGGAACAGTGCTTGGAGCGGATCCCACAGCTAGTGGAGAACGTGCTCTGTGCTGAGctagagagaggagaaagaggcacCTGCCAG GTGGACAGCGGGGGACCTCTGGTTTGCAGCTACTGGAACACCATGAAGTGGTTTCAGGTCGGCATCGTCAGCTGGGGAGAAGATTGTACAGAAAAGCCAAACCATGAGATCTTAATGTCTGTTTACAGCTACCGTGGCTGGATCGAGACTGAGACAGCCATGAGGGGGAAACCTTTCTTCATTGAAGGAATGGATAACCATGCAAATGCCAGGGTGGTTCCTTCCAGGGCTGAGGCACAGCTGGCCTTTCTTgagtattttctccttttatttatcTCTTTAACAGCAATTAGATTACTTTAG